A genomic segment from Rubrobacter tropicus encodes:
- a CDS encoding Gfo/Idh/MocA family protein produces the protein MAEFGVGIVGAGTIGAVHARAIGEIEEARLVAVAEPREEAGRTLAGENGAGWHADAGALLGRDDVDVVVLCTPSGMHPDAAVAAAEAGKHVITEKPMAVTLEGLDRMIWATREAGVTLSVIFQYRFNREALRLKRALDAGLFGRPVLGNALVHWHRNQAYYDEKGGWRGTWDLDGGGALMNQSVHAVDLLQWLLGPVESLCAYADTLTHDIETEDVASAALRFTSGALGAIQGTTSTHADYPLKVEIRGTEGGATFERSRLTDWRPAREEEVLSAGELAAFPDAPEEPFGAAHERQLRAIFSALREGTEPPIPGEEARKAVEIILGIYRAASEGERVSLDPALDARKEA, from the coding sequence GTGGCGGAGTTTGGGGTAGGCATCGTCGGGGCGGGGACCATAGGGGCGGTACACGCCAGGGCAATAGGCGAGATAGAGGAGGCCCGCCTGGTGGCGGTCGCCGAGCCGCGGGAGGAGGCGGGGCGGACGCTCGCCGGGGAGAACGGGGCCGGGTGGCACGCCGACGCGGGGGCCCTGCTCGGCAGAGACGACGTGGACGTGGTGGTGCTGTGTACGCCTTCCGGGATGCACCCCGATGCCGCCGTGGCCGCGGCCGAAGCGGGAAAGCACGTCATCACGGAGAAGCCCATGGCGGTAACGCTCGAAGGGTTGGACCGCATGATCTGGGCCACCCGCGAGGCCGGGGTGACGCTGTCGGTGATCTTCCAGTACCGCTTCAACCGCGAGGCCCTGCGCCTGAAACGGGCCCTCGACGCGGGGCTCTTCGGGCGTCCCGTCCTTGGCAACGCCCTCGTGCACTGGCATCGCAACCAGGCGTACTACGACGAGAAGGGCGGCTGGCGGGGCACGTGGGACCTCGACGGCGGCGGGGCCCTGATGAACCAGAGCGTCCACGCCGTCGACCTCCTGCAGTGGCTCCTCGGTCCCGTGGAGAGCCTCTGCGCCTACGCCGACACGCTCACCCACGACATAGAGACCGAGGACGTAGCATCTGCGGCCCTGCGCTTCACGAGCGGGGCGCTGGGCGCGATCCAGGGCACCACCTCGACCCACGCGGATTACCCGCTGAAGGTGGAGATCCGGGGCACAGAAGGGGGCGCCACTTTCGAGAGGTCCCGGCTGACCGACTGGCGTCCTGCCCGCGAGGAGGAGGTCCTCTCCGCCGGGGAGCTGGCCGCCTTCCCCGACGCGCCGGAAGAACCCTTCGGGGCCGCCCACGAGCGGCAACTGCGCGCGATCTTCTCGGCGCTGCGCGAAGGCACGGAGCCGCCCATACCAGGCGAAGAGGCCCGCAAGGCCGTCGAGATCATACTCGGCATCTACCGCGCCGCCAGCGAAGGGGAACGGGTCTCCCTCGACCCCGCGCTCGACGCCAGGAAGGAAGCATAG
- the uxaC gene encoding glucuronate isomerase: MGAARETAGPVHAPSPDRLFDPEPSRRSAARELYAEVKDLPLVCPHGHVPPALLSDPDATLGTPADLFIIPDHYVYRMLYSRGVPMEGLGVPTRDGTPVETDHRRVWQRFCENFHLFRATPTGLWLRDELANVFGMTEKPSAGNARRLYDELEEKLSRPEFSPRALFRRFGVETLCTTDAAGDALEHHRSLREEGWGDTVRPTFRPDGVTDLAHPDWMDNIERLSETSGVGVTDYGSFARALEDRRAFFKEMGALATDHSALYPLVRRLPKNEAEEIFARALRGEATEEDAGSFTAHMLHEMARMSTEDGLVMQMHIGSFRDHDEDVHQRFGPDSGADIPVRADWTRGLGELLNDFGSNPRFRLVVFTLDEGAYARELAPLAGHYPAMLLGAPWWFYDSPLGMRRYLDAVIETAGLQNTAGFNDDTRAFASIPSRHDVWRRVTCDWLAEKLITGVIDEEDAGEMAHDFAYGLARRAYNLEGEPVRSTR; this comes from the coding sequence GTGGGCGCCGCGCGCGAGACCGCAGGTCCGGTCCACGCCCCCTCACCCGACCGTCTCTTCGACCCGGAGCCGTCCCGGCGCTCCGCGGCCAGGGAACTCTACGCAGAGGTAAAAGACCTGCCGCTCGTCTGCCCGCACGGCCATGTCCCGCCGGCACTCCTCTCCGACCCCGACGCGACTTTAGGCACCCCGGCCGACCTCTTCATCATCCCCGACCACTACGTCTACCGCATGCTCTACAGCCGCGGCGTCCCGATGGAGGGGCTCGGCGTGCCGACCAGGGACGGGACGCCGGTAGAGACGGACCACCGACGTGTCTGGCAGCGCTTCTGCGAGAACTTCCACCTCTTCCGCGCCACCCCCACGGGCCTCTGGCTCCGCGACGAACTCGCGAACGTCTTCGGCATGACAGAGAAACCCTCGGCCGGGAACGCCCGGAGGCTATACGACGAACTGGAAGAGAAGCTTTCCAGGCCCGAGTTCTCCCCGCGCGCCCTCTTCCGGCGCTTCGGGGTCGAGACGCTCTGCACGACCGACGCCGCGGGCGACGCCCTGGAGCACCACCGCTCCCTGCGCGAAGAGGGCTGGGGCGATACCGTGCGCCCGACCTTCCGCCCCGACGGCGTCACGGACCTCGCCCACCCGGACTGGATGGACAACATCGAGAGGCTCTCCGAGACCTCGGGCGTGGGAGTAACTGACTACGGCTCGTTCGCGCGGGCGTTGGAGGACCGAAGGGCTTTCTTCAAAGAGATGGGGGCGCTCGCCACGGACCACAGCGCCCTCTACCCGCTCGTGAGGCGTCTTCCCAAAAACGAGGCGGAGGAGATCTTCGCGCGGGCCCTGCGCGGCGAGGCCACGGAAGAAGACGCCGGGAGCTTCACGGCGCACATGCTCCACGAGATGGCGCGCATGAGCACCGAGGACGGGCTCGTGATGCAGATGCACATCGGCAGCTTTCGCGACCACGACGAGGACGTCCACCAACGCTTCGGGCCCGACTCGGGCGCGGACATCCCCGTCAGGGCGGACTGGACGCGGGGCCTCGGGGAGTTGCTCAACGACTTCGGCTCCAACCCGCGCTTCCGGCTGGTCGTCTTCACCCTCGACGAGGGCGCCTACGCGCGGGAGCTGGCGCCCCTGGCCGGGCACTACCCGGCGATGCTGCTTGGGGCGCCGTGGTGGTTCTACGACAGCCCGCTCGGGATGCGCCGTTACCTCGACGCCGTGATCGAGACGGCCGGCCTACAGAACACCGCGGGCTTCAACGACGACACCCGAGCCTTCGCCTCCATCCCTTCCCGCCACGACGTCTGGCGCCGCGTGACGTGCGACTGGCTGGCCGAAAAACTCATCACCGGCGTCATAGACGAGGAGGACGCCGGGGAGATGGCCCACGACTTCGCCTACGGCCTCGCCAGGCGCGCCTACAACCTCGAAGGGGAGCCAGTGAGGAGCACCCGATGA
- a CDS encoding sugar phosphate isomerase/epimerase family protein: MTGLSRLSLNQATTKRWGVREAAEGCARAGIPWIGLWRDKVAETGLEESASIVRETGLKVSSLCRGGMFPATTKRERLDRLDDNRRAVDEAATLGTDVLVLVCGAAPGRDLRAARDEVEEAIETLAPYADEAGINLGIEPLHPAFAADRSVVCTLGEANGIVRRVGSPRVGVVIDAYHVWWDADLYTEIGRASGSILGFHVDDWPRGGGDPLLSRGMMGDGVIGLRRMREAVEDAGYEGPVEVEIFNEAIWAKPGEEVLETMKRRYLEHVLGEVPAGGSA; this comes from the coding sequence ATGACAGGCCTCTCACGGCTCAGCCTCAACCAGGCAACGACGAAACGGTGGGGCGTGCGCGAGGCGGCCGAGGGCTGCGCGCGGGCCGGGATACCCTGGATCGGACTGTGGCGCGACAAGGTGGCCGAAACGGGCCTGGAAGAGAGCGCCAGCATCGTGCGGGAGACGGGCCTGAAGGTCTCGAGCCTCTGCCGCGGCGGCATGTTCCCGGCCACCACGAAGCGGGAGCGATTAGACCGCCTCGACGACAACCGCCGCGCGGTGGACGAGGCCGCCACCCTCGGCACGGACGTGCTCGTGCTGGTCTGCGGCGCGGCCCCAGGCAGGGACCTCAGGGCAGCCAGGGACGAGGTAGAAGAGGCCATAGAAACCCTGGCGCCTTACGCCGACGAGGCGGGGATCAACCTGGGGATAGAGCCTCTGCATCCCGCCTTCGCCGCCGACCGCTCCGTCGTCTGCACCCTGGGCGAGGCGAACGGCATAGTCAGACGGGTCGGCTCGCCACGGGTCGGGGTCGTCATTGACGCCTACCACGTGTGGTGGGACGCGGATCTCTACACCGAAATAGGGCGGGCGTCCGGAAGCATTCTCGGGTTTCACGTGGACGACTGGCCCAGGGGAGGCGGGGACCCGCTTCTCTCCCGCGGCATGATGGGCGACGGCGTGATCGGGCTTCGCCGGATGCGCGAGGCGGTCGAAGACGCGGGCTACGAAGGCCCCGTGGAGGTCGAGATCTTCAACGAGGCGATCTGGGCGAAGCCCGGCGAAGAGGTCCTCGAAACTATGAAGCGTCGCTACCTGGAGCACGTGCTCGGCGAGGTGCCCGCGGGAGGTTCTGCGTGA
- a CDS encoding sugar phosphate isomerase/epimerase family protein has protein sequence MKVGVFTVGLPDLTPEEAAREIKDAGYDGVEWRVTRVPDEVRYEEPSFWGNNLCTLAPTEEEASRARRVSEEAGLEVPGIGTYVAVGDIEAAEEAMRFARTAGAPQVRVGVGAPDGSSYEELFSVAKEFLRGVEDLAGSHGVKALVEIHHKTICPSASLAHRLVSAFDPDLVGVIFDPGNMAQEGFEDYRIGAELLGPYLAHVHIKNAAFERPEGGGVWRPRWSPLEDGVVDFGGVFEALEGVGYDGWLVIEDFSDARPSREALRHNLGFVRTFLERAGAGRI, from the coding sequence ATGAAGGTAGGAGTCTTTACGGTGGGTCTGCCGGACCTGACGCCCGAGGAGGCCGCGCGCGAGATAAAGGACGCCGGCTACGACGGCGTGGAGTGGCGCGTCACCCGCGTCCCGGACGAGGTCCGATACGAAGAGCCCTCGTTCTGGGGCAACAACCTCTGCACCCTGGCGCCCACGGAGGAGGAGGCCAGCAGGGCGCGCCGCGTGTCGGAGGAGGCCGGCCTCGAGGTGCCAGGGATCGGCACCTACGTCGCCGTGGGCGACATCGAAGCCGCGGAGGAGGCGATGCGCTTCGCCCGGACCGCGGGCGCCCCGCAGGTGCGGGTGGGCGTCGGGGCCCCGGATGGATCTTCTTACGAAGAACTGTTCTCTGTGGCTAAGGAGTTCCTGAGGGGGGTCGAAGACCTGGCCGGGTCGCACGGGGTCAAGGCGCTCGTGGAGATCCACCACAAGACCATCTGCCCGAGCGCCTCGCTCGCCCACAGGCTGGTCTCTGCCTTCGATCCCGACCTCGTTGGCGTCATCTTCGACCCGGGCAACATGGCCCAGGAGGGCTTCGAGGACTACCGCATCGGCGCTGAGCTTCTGGGCCCGTACCTGGCGCACGTCCACATCAAGAACGCCGCATTCGAGCGGCCAGAGGGGGGCGGCGTGTGGAGGCCCCGCTGGTCGCCGCTGGAGGACGGGGTGGTGGACTTCGGTGGGGTCTTCGAGGCCCTGGAGGGCGTCGGCTACGACGGGTGGCTCGTGATCGAGGACTTCAGCGACGCCCGCCCGAGCCGCGAGGCCCTGAGGCACAACCTGGGCTTCGTCCGGACGTTCCTGGAGAGGGCCGGCGCGGGGAGGATCTGA
- a CDS encoding hydroxyacid dehydrogenase — protein MKPRALYVLRPDAFAGVYGGPERADIEEMVDVYAPPQTAESVAEDPGLLAGAEVILSGWGAPVMDAAFLKAAPGLEAVFYGAGSVRHFVTDELWERNVRVVSAYAANAAPVAEYALAAVLFSLKRVWHLAAAVRRERGFPPRVGIPGAYGSTVGIVSLGATGRLLRKRLEPFDLRVVAHDPYVTEEEAAGLGVELVPLEELFATSDVVSLHTPWLQETEGMVEGAHLASMKPDATFINTSRGAVVREAEMVSVLAERPDLQAVLDVTHPEPPEPGSPLYDLPNVVLTPHIAGSQGAERRRMGRLVVDELRRYVGGDPLQHEVTREREALMA, from the coding sequence GTGAAGCCCCGCGCCCTGTACGTTCTCAGGCCAGACGCCTTCGCCGGGGTCTACGGCGGGCCCGAGAGGGCGGACATCGAGGAGATGGTGGACGTCTATGCCCCGCCGCAGACCGCCGAGTCCGTCGCGGAGGACCCGGGGTTACTGGCCGGGGCGGAGGTGATCCTCTCCGGCTGGGGAGCCCCGGTCATGGATGCGGCTTTCCTGAAGGCGGCCCCAGGTCTCGAAGCCGTCTTCTACGGGGCCGGGTCCGTCCGCCACTTCGTCACGGATGAGCTCTGGGAGAGGAATGTCCGCGTGGTCAGCGCCTACGCGGCCAACGCCGCTCCGGTCGCGGAATATGCCCTGGCTGCCGTCCTGTTCTCCCTGAAGCGCGTCTGGCACCTCGCCGCCGCCGTCAGGCGGGAGCGGGGTTTCCCGCCGCGCGTGGGGATACCAGGCGCCTACGGGAGCACGGTCGGGATCGTCTCCCTCGGCGCCACCGGACGCCTGCTGCGTAAGCGCCTCGAACCCTTCGACCTGCGCGTGGTGGCCCACGACCCCTACGTAACGGAAGAAGAGGCGGCCGGCCTGGGCGTCGAGCTCGTTCCGCTGGAAGAGCTGTTCGCGACGTCGGACGTCGTCTCGCTGCACACGCCCTGGCTGCAGGAGACGGAGGGCATGGTCGAGGGCGCCCACCTCGCCTCCATGAAACCGGACGCCACGTTTATCAACACCTCGCGCGGGGCCGTCGTGCGGGAGGCCGAGATGGTCTCCGTGCTCGCGGAGAGGCCCGACCTCCAGGCGGTCCTCGACGTGACGCATCCCGAGCCGCCTGAGCCCGGCTCCCCCCTCTACGACCTGCCCAACGTCGTGCTCACGCCGCACATCGCCGGCTCCCAGGGCGCCGAGCGCAGGCGCATGGGCCGCCTCGTGGTGGACGAGTTGCGCCGGTACGTGGGCGGGGATCCCCTGCAGCACGAGGTGACCAGGGAGAGGGAGGCCCTGATGGCCTGA
- a CDS encoding Gfo/Idh/MocA family protein translates to MNGVTGRMGTRQHLARSIVAIRKQGGVALPGGETLMPDPILVGRNEKKLRTLAEAHGVGRWSTDLEGCLADPDTEIYFDSQTTTRRVEAVRQAIEAGKHVYCEKPTATSLDEALDLASLARERGVKHGVVQDKLFLPGLLKLRRLVDEGFFDRVLSVRGEFGYWVFEGEGRPSQRPSWNYRAEDGGGIIVDMLPHWRYVLDNLLGPIKALSCLGATHIPERRDEAGAPYEATADDAAYATFELEGGIVAHFNSSWCVRVNRDELFELQVDGTEGSAVAGLRDCKAQHRANTPKAVWNPDLPDTNDYRSQWFDIPQDDEPENAFKIQWEMFLKHVVADDPFPYDLLEGARGVQLAELGLQSWRERRWLDVPELEARPSREPERELGRA, encoded by the coding sequence ATGAACGGCGTCACGGGGAGGATGGGAACCCGCCAGCACCTCGCGCGCTCCATCGTCGCCATCAGGAAGCAGGGCGGGGTCGCGCTGCCCGGCGGCGAGACGCTTATGCCCGATCCGATCCTCGTCGGGCGCAACGAGAAGAAGCTGCGCACCCTGGCCGAGGCGCACGGAGTCGGGCGCTGGAGCACGGACCTCGAGGGGTGCCTGGCAGATCCCGATACGGAGATCTACTTCGACTCCCAGACAACGACCCGCAGGGTGGAGGCCGTTCGCCAGGCCATAGAAGCGGGCAAGCACGTCTACTGCGAGAAGCCGACCGCAACGAGCCTGGATGAAGCCCTGGACCTCGCCAGCCTGGCCCGCGAGCGGGGCGTCAAGCACGGCGTAGTCCAGGACAAGCTCTTTTTGCCTGGCCTGCTCAAGCTGAGGCGTCTCGTCGACGAGGGCTTCTTCGACCGCGTCCTCTCGGTGCGGGGCGAGTTCGGCTACTGGGTCTTCGAGGGGGAGGGCCGTCCCTCGCAGAGGCCGTCCTGGAACTACCGCGCGGAGGACGGGGGCGGGATCATCGTGGACATGCTCCCCCACTGGCGCTACGTCCTGGACAACCTGCTCGGCCCGATCAAGGCCCTTTCCTGCCTCGGGGCGACCCACATCCCCGAACGCCGGGACGAGGCCGGCGCCCCGTACGAGGCGACGGCCGACGACGCGGCCTACGCGACCTTCGAGCTGGAGGGGGGCATAGTCGCGCACTTCAACTCCTCGTGGTGCGTGCGCGTCAACCGGGACGAACTCTTCGAGTTGCAGGTCGACGGCACGGAGGGAAGCGCGGTCGCGGGCCTGCGCGACTGCAAGGCCCAGCACCGGGCCAACACGCCGAAGGCCGTCTGGAACCCCGACCTGCCCGACACGAACGACTACCGCTCGCAGTGGTTCGATATCCCTCAGGACGACGAGCCGGAGAACGCGTTCAAGATCCAGTGGGAGATGTTCCTAAAACACGTGGTCGCCGACGACCCGTTCCCCTACGACCTGCTCGAAGGCGCCAGGGGCGTGCAACTGGCCGAGCTCGGCCTGCAGTCCTGGAGGGAGCGGCGCTGGCTAGACGTCCCCGAACTCGAGGCGCGGCCGTCGCGGGAGCCCGAGAGGGAGCTGGGCCGTGCTTAA
- a CDS encoding dihydrodipicolinate synthase family protein: MLKELTLPRADGSLKPYIPHGEPLPIVPAAPPRTRVAYAAAHVVADPLADNDPTLRVALDWGATLAYRRHLWSLGLSVAEAMDTAQRGMGLDWETSGELIRRSVAEARAEGAKDRIACGAGTDHLDQNQASSLVDVERAYEEQCASVESAGGRVILMASRALAAAARGPEDYARVYGNVLSAVSEPVVLHWLGEAFDPALKGYWGHDDLDLAMESCLGIIGEHAPKIEGIKVSLLDAEREVAMRRRLPEGVRMYSGDDFDYPGLILGDEEGYSDALLGVFDAIAPAASLALRALDEGDEERYGEVLSPTVPLARHVFRSPTRFYKTGVVFLAYLNGHQDHFRMVGGLEGARSIIHLSEIFVLADRAGLLADPEQSAGRMRPVLALAGVS; the protein is encoded by the coding sequence GTGCTTAAAGAACTAACGCTCCCGCGCGCCGACGGGTCGCTGAAACCATACATACCCCACGGAGAACCGCTACCCATCGTGCCCGCCGCGCCGCCGCGGACGCGGGTCGCCTACGCCGCGGCCCACGTCGTCGCCGACCCTTTGGCAGACAACGACCCGACGCTCAGGGTAGCTCTAGACTGGGGGGCTACGCTCGCCTACAGGCGTCACCTTTGGTCCCTGGGCCTCTCCGTGGCAGAGGCGATGGACACGGCCCAGAGGGGGATGGGCCTCGACTGGGAGACGTCGGGGGAGTTGATACGGCGCTCCGTCGCCGAGGCCCGCGCGGAGGGCGCCAAAGACCGCATAGCCTGCGGCGCCGGCACGGACCACCTAGATCAGAACCAGGCAAGCTCCCTCGTGGACGTAGAAAGGGCTTATGAGGAACAGTGCGCCTCCGTCGAGAGCGCGGGCGGGCGCGTCATCCTGATGGCGAGCCGGGCGCTGGCCGCCGCCGCCCGCGGCCCCGAAGACTACGCCAGGGTCTACGGGAACGTGCTCTCGGCGGTCTCGGAACCCGTAGTCCTGCACTGGCTCGGGGAAGCTTTCGACCCCGCCTTGAAGGGTTACTGGGGCCACGACGACCTCGACCTCGCGATGGAGTCGTGCCTCGGCATCATCGGGGAGCACGCGCCCAAGATCGAGGGCATAAAAGTCTCCCTGCTCGACGCCGAGCGCGAGGTCGCTATGCGCCGCCGGCTGCCCGAGGGCGTGAGAATGTACTCCGGCGACGACTTCGACTACCCCGGCCTCATCCTTGGCGACGAGGAGGGCTACTCCGACGCCCTGCTCGGCGTCTTCGACGCCATAGCACCCGCCGCGTCCCTCGCCCTGCGCGCCCTGGACGAGGGCGACGAAGAACGCTACGGGGAGGTACTCTCCCCCACCGTCCCCCTTGCCCGCCACGTCTTCCGGTCGCCAACCCGCTTCTACAAGACAGGCGTCGTCTTCCTCGCTTACCTGAACGGCCACCAGGACCACTTCCGCATGGTCGGGGGGCTCGAAGGGGCGAGATCCATCATCCACCTCTCCGAGATTTTCGTGCTGGCCGACCGGGCCGGGCTGTTGGCCGACCCCGAGCAGTCCGCCGGAAGGATGCGGCCCGTGCTGGCGCTGGCTGGCGTCTCCTGA